In the Bacteroidota bacterium genome, ATATTGCTGTTGCAACCGACGATATTTTGTTTACCATTTCGGAAATGCGAAAACGAGGTATCGAATTTTTGCATGTGCCCGGAACCTATTATGATACTGTTAAGGACCGTGTAGGCATTATAGAAGAAGATTTAAACGAACTCAAAAAAATGGGTATCATGGTCGACCGTGATGAAGAAGGATACCTGCTTCAAATCTTCACAAAACCGGTAGAAGACAGACCTACCTTATTTTTTGAAATCATTCAGCGCAAAGGAGCTAAATCCTTTGGTAAAGGGAACTTTCAAGCCTTATTTGAAAGCATAGAAGCAGAGCAAGCCCGCAGAGGAACATTATAATATTAAAAAAGCGAGTCATGATAAAAATTTCAGACCAAGAAAAACTAGATGCATTTCAAGCCCGAATTGATGCAGACGAAAAAATAGAGCCGCGGGAATGGATGCCCGAAAATTACCGTAAAACCTTAATTCGGCAAATATCGCAGCATGCGCACTCCGAGGTAATTGGCATGCAACCCGAAGGGAATTGGGTATTGCGTGCACCTTCGTTGCGCGCAAAAAAAATACTACTTGCAAAAATTCAAGATGAAGGAGGGCATGGCTTGTACCTTTATTCGGCAGCCGAAACGCTTGGCATTACTCGTGCCGAAATGATTCAGCAATTGCAGGAAGGCAAAGCAAAGTATTCGAGTATTTTTAATTATCCTTCGCTTACTTGGGCCGATATGGGTGCTATTGGCTGGCTGGTGGATGGTGCAGCAATTGTGAATCAAACCATGTTGGCTAAATGTTCATTTGGCCCTTATTCCAGAGCGATGTTGCGCATTTGCAAGGAAGAAGGATTTCACCAGCGACAAGGCTACGAAATAATGGGGAATATGATGAGTGGTACCCCTGCACAAAAAGAAATGGCACAAGATGCCATGAACCGCTGGTGGTGGCCATCCTTGATGATGTTTGGTCCACCCGATTCAGAATCACCGCATACCGCTGAATCGATGAAATGGAAAATCAAAATCGAAAGCAACGATAAATTACGGCAACGTTTTATTGATCGCACAGTAGAGCAAGCCCATCATATTGGTTTAACGGTTCCGGATGAGCAGCTGAAATACAACAAAGAAACTTTGCATTGGGAAATTGGTCCTATCAATTGGGAAGAATTTAAAAATGTGGTGAAAGGCAATGGTCCTTGCAACCATCAGCGCATGACGCATCATATCCACTATCATAAAGAAGGCAGTTGGGTGAGGGAAGCAGCGATTGCGTATCAAAAAAACATGGAAAAAAAAGAAAGTTTGCTAATACCTAATTAAAACGAAAATGGAACAGAACAATCAATTGGCCCAATGGGAAGTGTTTGTACAAGAAAAAAGCGGAAAGCCTTACGAACATGCAGGTAG is a window encoding:
- the paaA gene encoding 1,2-phenylacetyl-CoA epoxidase subunit A, translated to MIKISDQEKLDAFQARIDADEKIEPREWMPENYRKTLIRQISQHAHSEVIGMQPEGNWVLRAPSLRAKKILLAKIQDEGGHGLYLYSAAETLGITRAEMIQQLQEGKAKYSSIFNYPSLTWADMGAIGWLVDGAAIVNQTMLAKCSFGPYSRAMLRICKEEGFHQRQGYEIMGNMMSGTPAQKEMAQDAMNRWWWPSLMMFGPPDSESPHTAESMKWKIKIESNDKLRQRFIDRTVEQAHHIGLTVPDEQLKYNKETLHWEIGPINWEEFKNVVKGNGPCNHQRMTHHIHYHKEGSWVREAAIAYQKNMEKKESLLIPN